Part of the Crossiella cryophila genome, TGGCCGGTGGTGCCCCTGGGACAGGATTGGAAGACGGGGGTGTGTGCTGAGCTGGGGTGGGGGGAACCTGCTGCGGGGTGGCGGCGGGTGCTTTCCGGGGTTCGGGGGTTCCGGGACCTGGAGACGCCGTTGGTGGGGGCGGTGGAACGGTTGATTGACTTCGTCACTGTGGGTTCGCGGGAGTGATCCCGGATCGGGTGATCGCTGTCGCCTGGTAGATCACACGTCGGTCACGGCGGCTGGTCACGGTCGGCAACGGGTCGCGCACTCTGCCACGATGGCGACATGGCCGCCCTGGTCTGGCTGGTAGCCGGAGTCCTGCTTCTGGCAGCGGAAGTGCTTTCTGGTGACTTCGTGCTGCTCATGATCGGCGTCGCGGCACTGGCCGCGGCCGGATCCGCGGCCGCGATCGACATCTTGTGGGTCGACGTCGCCGTGTTCGCGGTCAGTTCGATCGTGCTGCTCGCGGCCGTTCGGCCCGCGCTGCGCAGGCGGATGCTGGCCGGGGACCATGTGAAAACCAACGTGGAAGCGCTGGTCGGCGGCAAGGCAGTAGTACTGTCCACTGTGGACGCTCACGGTGGTCAGGTGAAACTCGGTGGTGAGATCTGGTCGGCCCGCGCCTACGACGAGACGCAGGTGATCGAGGTCGGACGGGCCGTCACCGTCATGGATATCGCTGGAGCGACCGCGGTCGTGTGGGCGGAAGGCTGAGGCGTTGGAGGCTGGGTTGGGCGCGGTTGTAGTCGTCGCCGTCATAGTCCTGCTGGTGCTGGTCGCTGTCGTCAAGGCAGTGCTGGTCATCCCGCAGGCGCAGGCGGCGGTCATCGAGCGGCTTGGCCGCTTCCGCACGGTCGCGGCCCCGGGGCTGAACATCCTGGTGCCCTTCCTGGACCGGGTGCGGGCCCGGATCGACCTGCGCGAGCAGGTGGTCTCCTTCCCGCCGCAGCCGGTGATCACCGAGGACAACCTCACGGTGTCCATCGACACGGTGGTCTACTTCCAGGTCACCGACCCGCGGGCGGCGGTCTACGAGATCTCCAACTACATCATCGGGGTCGAGCAGCTCACCACCACCACACTGCGCAACGTGGTCGGCGGCATGAGCCTTGAGCAGACGCTGACCTCCCGTGACTCCATCAACGGCCAGCTGCGCGGCGTGCTCGACGAGGCGACCGGCCGCTGGGGCATCCGGGTCGCCCGGGTGGAGCTGAAGGCGATCGACCCGCCGCCCTCCATCCAGGACTCGATGGAGAAGCAGATGCGCGCGGACCGGGAGAAGCGCGCCATGATCCTCACCGCCGAAGGCCAGCGCGAGTCCTCCATC contains:
- a CDS encoding NfeD family protein, which codes for MAALVWLVAGVLLLAAEVLSGDFVLLMIGVAALAAAGSAAAIDILWVDVAVFAVSSIVLLAAVRPALRRRMLAGDHVKTNVEALVGGKAVVLSTVDAHGGQVKLGGEIWSARAYDETQVIEVGRAVTVMDIAGATAVVWAEG